A segment of the Amia ocellicauda isolate fAmiCal2 chromosome 5, fAmiCal2.hap1, whole genome shotgun sequence genome:
TAGCAAGGATATTGTATTAGCATGTCTTTCATTAGAACTAAAATACGAAATAAAATtagtaattatattattattattattattattaagacatGACAATACAGTGCAACATCACTGCTCCATTCAGTAATATACTGAAAGAGGTCTGCGGTGACTGCCGGGTGGTATTCAAGTTTCTATTCTGTATATAAATAGcttgatttattataattatcaaaAACGAACCTGAGGCATATTGCCATTCATTCCACTGGGCTTATAGCTTCTCTGCAGTTACTCATGATTATTTCAATTCTTGGCCCAGTTGTTTTCCACTAATTTGATGCCCACTTGTGTAACTCCTTGACTGACTCATGTAGaacataaaatgtaaacacTCTACTCATACTCTAGTCatgcaagaaaaaaaaggacaaTGGGTggtttgtaattaaattaaattactttaaaatccaaagccaaaagaaaatgaatcaGCCATTTTTTTCTACCTCATGAACCCATCTCCACATGTTAGGTTTCACGAGAATATCATTTCTTGACAGACATTTTTTCCAGAAAACACTATTACATTTTTCTAGGTCTTGGGCACAAACCAATGGATATTAATCATAAATGTATGAaccataataatataataaaactgaaaatataatttCTGTGACATAAGTTATGGTCTAATTAAATTTGACCAAAAAGCCACTttgaaataaaagaaaaggtgatatTGATGTTGCAGTTTACATTATATGAAGATagtgattaaatacattttattacatgATAATAAGAGTTCATTTTTAGCTGTTGTATGAACTCCTATGAACACCACAATACCAATGGTCTACTTTGATTAAGTAAAATACTAAAAgtagaaacaaagaaaacaagtacacaaataaatcaaatccaAAAGAAAATCCAggtttattgtaaataaaaagttattttttaagaaatatagTTTAACAAAAGATTAAAGAGGTTCTatgaatatgtattaaacaatCTAAGCTTCCCTGAACAACAATACTCTGAAAAAGCAAGTTAATATCAATATCTAATGTCTGGATATATGCACCCTGCAATAGCAATCTCTATGCGCATCAATACAAAGGCATTCATGATGTCTTCTCTACCCAAAAGCTTTTTCTCTGCAAATGCACTTTCTGCCACCTGAGGTCTTATCCTTATGCTTCTGACACCCTGGGGATGTGGCTTTACTTGAAGAAAGGACAAGCATAAACAACATTTAGAAGCCAGCAAAAGGGGGTTTAATGTCCAACACAATTGTATATATGCTTTTTAATCCTTCCTTCCAACatattgcccccccacccccatccctgATGGAAGTCTTCTTTCTCAAGACCCCGGGGGTTTCTTCTTTGCTTCCACATCTCGTTTGAAATCCTCTATCTTCTTTGAAATATTAGGGAcctgaaattaaaaatgttttctgataacaaaactaaattgaATTTAAGACAGTGGTATGAAGGTATGCGttctaaatattatttaaaatcacTTCACAGAGAAATGGACATCCATTAACCATAATTACTGACTGAAAGGTAAGTATGGGCAACAGGTAAGGTTAGAGCAGACAGCCCTAACTACAATCTATTGCCAACATAGTTAAATTATGCCCTCTtcaaaggaaaggaaaatgtattatCAAGTGTTTAGTAAAATTACTGTTAGAAATACTCACATGCATAACAATATCTTGTTTGTATTTATaagtacaaattaaaaatacaaattacaaagaataataattaagaataataaatactatatatttttcatatattcaCCTGTAAAACTGTACCTAAAATGAGATCcaagaccaaaatgtgaaattaaacaTCCTTACCTCGTAGTTCTGTGCTAGGTACATCCCGACCACATTCCCCAGGGTAAAGCCCACCTACAATCCAGGGCACAGAGGATTATTATTGAGATTAAGCAAAGCACAACAAATGTCCTAAACCTAGTATCATCCACAGATATGTCACTGACACCTCAAGTACAAGgtgttacaattattattgtaCATATTATTTATACTGCACTTCCTTATATGATGGACACAT
Coding sequences within it:
- the stmp1 gene encoding short transmembrane mitochondrial protein 1 → MLQFLVGFTLGNVVGMYLAQNYEVPNISKKIEDFKRDVEAKKKPPGS